In the genome of Geotrypetes seraphini chromosome 16, aGeoSer1.1, whole genome shotgun sequence, one region contains:
- the TMOD4 gene encoding tropomodulin-4 has translation MSGYQKELEKYRDIDEDEILRGMSSEELDQLDLELQEMDPENILLPAGMRQRDQTKKSPTGPLDRDALLQHLEKEALEVKEREDLVPYTGEKRGKPFIPKQAKREIPKEEQIELEPELEEALANATDAEMCDIAAILGMYTLMSNKQYYDAITTGIIINKEGINSVVQPDKYKPVPDEPPNPTNVEETLKMIKNNDKELAEVNLNNIKDIPIPTLKEICEAMKTNTHVKKLSLVATRSNDPVAHAAAEMLKENKALQSFNIESNFITSAGMMNILQAMRQNTTLSELKVDNQRHNLGDSVEMEMAQMLERCPSIIRFGYHFTQQGPRARASIAITRNIETRRKQKKA, from the exons ATGTCAGGATACCAGAAGGAGCTGGAGAAGTATCGGGACATAGACGAGGATGAGATCCTCCGGGGCATGTCGTCTGAGGAACTCGATCAGCTGGACCTGGAGTTGCAGGAGATGGATCCTGAG AATATCCTCCTTCCAGCTGGAATGCGGCAAAGAGATCAGACCAAGAAGAGCCCGACGGGGCCCCTCGACCGGGACGCCCTCCTGCAGCACCTggagaaggaagccttggaggtGAAGGAGCGCGAGGACCTTGTCCCTTACACTGGAGAGAAACGGG GAAAACCTTTTATTCCCAAACAAGCGAAAAGAGAGATCCCCAAAGAGGAACAGATCGAGCTGGAACCTGAGCTGGAGGAAGCCTTGGCGAATGCTACGGATGCAGAGATGTGTGACATTGCAG CAATTCTGGGGATGTATACGCTGATGAGTAACAAACAGTACTACGATGCCATCACCACGGGGATTATCATAAACAAAGAAGGAATAAACA GTGTAGTGCAACCAGACAAATACAAACCAGTCCCGGATGAGCCTCCAAACCCCACCAATGTCGAGGAGACACTAAAGATGATCAAGAACAACGATAAGGAACTGGCAGAAGTCAATCTCAACAATATTAAG GACATTCCAATTCCCACCTTGAAGGAGATCTGTGAAGCCATGAAAACTAACACTCATGTGAAAAAACTGAGCTTGGTGGCAACACGGAGCAATGACCCTGTGGCTCAC GCTGCAGCCGAGATGTTGAAGGAGAACAAAGCTCTCCAGAGCTTCAACATCGAATCCAATTTCATCACGAGCGCAGGAATGATGAACATCCTGCAGGCGATGAGACAGAACACTACCCTCAGTGAGCTGAAAGTGGACAATCAG CGTCATAACCTTGGGGACTCTGTGGAGATGGAGATGGCACAGATGCTGGAAAGATGCCCATCGATTATCCGCTTTGGGTACCACTTCACGCAGCAGGGACCAAGGGCAAGAGCATCCATTGCAATTACCAGGAATATCGAGACAC GTCGCAAACAGAAGAAAGCGTAA